The Indicator indicator isolate 239-I01 chromosome 22, UM_Iind_1.1, whole genome shotgun sequence genome includes a window with the following:
- the BHLHA15 gene encoding class A basic helix-loop-helix protein 15, producing MKTKTKGKKQRHTDKEAFSEESPMKKKELVKCLQHKERKNGRNKESSKVTTARGKHSWSSKDRHLRRLESNERERQRMHKLNNAFQALREVIPHVRAENKLSKIETLTLAKNYIKSLTSIILSMSNGRFPAAEGMEGAWGAKLYQQCQQQHGDDGNEERL from the coding sequence ATGAAGACTAAAACCAAAGGAAAGAAGCAAAGGCACACTGACAAAGAAGCATTTTCTGAGGAGTCaccaatgaagaaaaaagaactgGTGAAATGCTTGcaacacaaagaaagaaagaatgggAGAAACAAGGAGAGCAGCAAAGTCACTACAGCCAGAGGCAAGCATTCTTGGAGCAGTAAGGACAGGCATTtgaggaggctggagagcaacGAGCGGGAGAGGCAGAGGATGCACAAGCTCAACAATGCCTTCCAGGCTTTGCGAGAGGTGATCCCTCATGTGAGAGCTGAGAATAAACTTTCCAAAATAGAGACTCTCACATTGGCCAAAAACTACATCAAATCCTTGACCTCCATTATACTCAGTATGTCCAATGGACGCTTCCCAGCAGCCGAAGGGATGGAGGGAGCCTGGGGGGCCAAATTATACCAGCAATGTCAACAGCAGCATGGGGATGATGGAAATGAGGAACGTCTATAA
- the TECPR1 gene encoding tectonin beta-propeller repeat-containing protein 1 — MPPFCLSDMAMPSSLLWAVDIFGRVYTLSTVGQYWELCKDTQLEFKRISAVKQCCWGIACDHQVYTYVFPGDVPIRYQEETYENQRWNPVGGFCEKLLPSDRWQWSDVSGLKHQQLDSFTLPSPHWEWESDWYVDENIGGEPTEKGGWTYAIDFPSTYTKDKKWNSCVRRRRWIRYRRYKSRDMWAKIVSHNDPDQLPDPFNDISIGGWEITDEPLGRLSVWAVSLQGRVWYRENVCHHNPEGSMWSLITTPGEVVQISCGPYDLLWATLWEGQAIVREGIDRNNPQGISWSIVESPSSENGIMHVSVGVDVVWCVTKDRKVWFRRGVNSHNPCGTSWIEMVGEMMMVTVGLNNQVWGIGCDDRAIYFRQGVTPSELSGKTWKAIVSSRESDRSQTGSSTSLLSAGCFFTDDIQNQTNAIVQGDTSSDTELPSVPMNPANTPPIGAAASSSANSTDNQTEECAQLTVDPLDSDQGEATVVLTNNEKANLETHKASTNPNPSAELQWTNIDLKEVQKHPVLSVSTFAETSSLSSLGMFSVGAEEQYGADEHPLWAWVSGGGCLVDLHSPLKWFTVPSGLLSSVQSLSLSITPAQTAAWRKQIFQQLSERTKRELENFRHYEQAIEQSVWVKTGTLQWWRNWKPHKWVYVRVALEQFIGSDGMRDSILFIYYMYHEEKKYIHVFLNEVTIIVEILNEAKHSFALYTPERTKQRWPIRLAATTEHEMHDWLSLLNMSCCESRRIQGPPSHHAIWSVTCKGDIFVSEPSPELEAGPHLTPCDQMFWRQVGGHLRLIECNNRGVVWGIGYDHTAWVYTGGYGGGFIQGLASSADNIYTQSDVKCVYIYENQRWNPVTGYSSRGLPTDRYMWSDASGLQECTKANTKPPSPQWSWVSDWYIDFNISGGTDREGWQYAADFPASYHGHKTMKDFVRRRRWARKCKIVTNGPWLEVPPVTLWDISIIPSSDADDEEAVALWAISDKGDVLCRLGVTQQNPAGTSWLHVGTDQPFISISIGAFYQVWAIARDGSAFYRGSVSPKKPAGDCWYHIPSPQKQKLKQVSVGRTSVFVLDKNGNLWYRQGITPSYPQGSTWDHVSNNIRKMSVGPLDQVWVIADKVQGSHSLSCGTVCHRIGVQPMEPKGLSWDYGIGGGWEHITVRGNATEASRATAHDTSEENPAVSKDREDEESKGKTEHSKKSLMLSESQELDRNAVNC; from the exons gctgctggggaatAGCCTGTGATCATCAAGTATACACCTACGTGTTCCCGGGTGATGTTCCTATTAGATACCAAGAAGAAACCTACGAGAATCAG CGCTGGAATCCAGTCGGTGGCTTTTGTGAGAAATTGCTGCCCAGTGACCGCTGGCAGTGGAGTGATGTGAGCGGGCTAAAACATCAGCAGCTTGATAGTTTCACACTGCCTTCACCACACTGGGAGTGGGAATCTGACTGGTATGTGGATGAAAATATTGGAGGGGAACCAACAGAGAAAGGG GGCTGGACTTACGCCATAGACTTCCCCAGCACCTACACAAAGGATAAGAAATGGAATTCTTGTGTCAGACGCAGGAGGTGGATCAGATACAGGAGATACAAATCCCGGGACATGTGGGCAAAG ATCGTATCACATAATGATCCAGATCAGTTGCCAGACCCTTTCAATGACATCTCCATTGGAGGATGGGAGATCACTGATGAACCTCTTGGCCGTTTATCAGTGTGGGCAGTGTCTTTACAAGGAAGG GTGTGGTACAGAGAAAATGTCTGCCATCACAAtccagaaggttccatgtggTCCTTAATCACCACTCCTGGTGAAGTTGTACAGATCAGCTGTGGACCATATGACCTCCTTTGGGCCACTCTTTGGGAAGGGCAAGCTATTGTGAGAGAAGGAATTGACAGGAATAACCCTCAAG GAATTTCCTGGAgtattgtggagtctccaagcTCTGAAAATGGGATTATGCACGTCTCTGTGGGTGTTGATGTGGTGTGGTGTGTTACAAAGGATAGAAAA GTGTGGTTTAGAAGAGGAGTGAACTCACATAATCCTTGTGGAACAAGTTGGATTGAAATGGTTGGAGAAATGATGATGGTAACTGTAGGCTTAAATAACCAG GTCTGGGGAATCGGCTGTGATGACAGAGCAATTTATTTTCGCCAAGGTGTCACACCAAGTGAGCTCAGTGGGAAGACATGGAAGGCAATTGTGTCTAGCAGAGAGAGTGACAGATCTCAAACTGGGAGCTCAACAAGTCTGCTCAG TGCTGGCTGTTTCTTTACTGATGATATTCAGAACCAAACAAACGCAATCGTTCAGGGTGATACTTCCTCTGATACAGAGCTTCCAAGTGTACCCATGAACCCTGCCAACACCCCCCCGAtaggagctgcagccagcagcagtgctaaCAGCACAGACAACCAGACAGAAGAATGTGCACAACTGACTGTGGATCCTCTGGACTCTGATCAAGGAGAAGCCACTGTTGTTTTGACCAATAATGAGAAAGCTAATCTTGAAACGCATAAAGCTTCTACAAACCCAAATCCTTCTGCAGAACTGCAGTGGACAAATATTGACTTGAAGGAGGTCCAAAAGCATCCAGTCCTCTCTGTCAGCACTTTTGCAGAAACATCCAGCCTGTCTTCCCTGGGCATGTTCTCAGTGGGAGCTGAAGAGCAGTATGGAGCTGATGAGCACCCACTGTGGGCCTGGGTGTCTGGGGGAGGCTGTCTTGTAGATCTGCACAGCCCTTTGAAGTGGTTCACTGTTCCATCAG GTTTGTTGTCCTCTGTgcagtctctgtctctgtcaaTCActccagcacagacagcagcatgGCGAAAGCAGATTTTTCAGCAGCTTAGTGAAAGGACAAAGCGGGAACTGGAGAACTTTAGGCACTATGAGCAGGCAATCGAGCAG TCAGTGTGGGTTAAAACTGGAACCTTGCAATGGTGGAGGAATTGGAAGCCTCACAAATGGGTGTATGTTCGAGTTGCACTTGAGCAGTTCATCGGGAGCGATGGAATGCGTGACAGCATCCTCTTCATCTACTACATGTATCATGAGGAGAAAAAG TATatccatgtgttcctgaatGAAGTCACTATTATAGTTGAAATTCTGAATGAAGCCAAACACTCCTTTGCACTGTATACACCTGAAAGGACGAAGCAACGATGGCCGATCCGCCTGGCAGCCACAACAGAGCACGAAATGCATGACTGG CTCTCTTTGCTGAACATGTCCTGTTGTGAAAGCAGACGGATCCAAGGCCCTCCTTCTCACCATGCCATTTGGTCAGTTACTTGTAAAGGAGACATCTTTGTTAGTGAGCCAAGTCCTGAACTGGAGGCTGGACCACACCTGACACCATGTGATCAAAT GTTTTGGCGTCAAGTTGGAGGTCATCTTCGACTGATAGAGTGCAATAACCGAGGCGTAGTGTGGGGCATAGGATATGATCACACAGCTTGGGTTTATACTGGTGGATATGGAGGTGGCTTCATTCAAG GACTGGCCAGTAGTGCTGATAACATTTACACACAGTCAGATGTGAAATGTGTTTACATCTATGAAAACCAACGGTGGAACCCAGTCACTGGATACAGCAGCAG AGGTCTGCCCACGGACAGATACATGTGGAGTGATGCATCTGGCCTGCAGGAATGTACGAAAGCCAATACCAAGCCTCCTTCTCCACAGTGGTCTTGG GTATCCGATTGGTACATTGATTTTAATATCTCAGGCGGAACTGATCGGGAAGGCTGGCAGTATGCAGCAGACTTTCCAGC GTCCTACCATGGTCACAAGACAATGAAAGACTTTGTCCGACGGAGGCGCTGGGCAAG aaaaTGTAAGATAGTCACCAACGGGCCATGGCTGGAAGTGCCTCCAGTTACCCTGTGGGACATCTCCATAATTCCCAGTTCAGATGCAGATGATGAAGAAGCAGTAGCACTGTGGGCAATCAGTGACAAAGGAGACGTGCTCTGCAGGCTTGGAGTGACACAGCAAAATCCAGCT GGAACATCCTGGCTGCATGTGGGGACAGATCAGCCTTTCATTTCCATCTCAATTGGAGCATTTTACCAAGTGTGGGCTATTGCTAGAGATGGTTCTGCCTTCTATCGGGGTTCAGTGTCTCCAAAAAAACCTGCAG GTGACTGCTGGTACCATATTCCTTCACCTCAAAAACAAAAGCTAAAACAAGTCTCAGTAGGACGAACATCTGTGTTTGTGTTGGATAAAAATG gcaATCTTTGGTACCGGCAAGGTATCACACCAAGCTACCCTCAAGGATCTACTTGGGATCATGTTTCAAATAACATCCGTAAAATGTCTGTAGGGCCCCTGGACCAG GTCTGGGTGATAGCTGACAAAGTGCAAGGAAGTCATAGTTTGAGCTGTGGGACCGTCTGCCATCGGATTGGTGTTCAGCCAATGGAACCTAAAGGCCTCTCATGGGATTATGGTATTGGG GGTGGATGGGAGCACATTACAGTCAGAGGAAATGCAACTGAAGCATCTAGGGCCACTGCACATGACACTTCAGAGGAAAACCCTGCAGTATCAAAGGATAGAGAAGATGAGGAGAGTAAAGGGAAAACAGAACACTCTAAAAAGTCTCTGATGCTCAGTGAAAGTCAAGAATTGGACAGAAATGCTGTTAATTGTTAA